Proteins encoded by one window of Streptomyces sp. NBC_01477:
- a CDS encoding GNAT family N-acetyltransferase produces MTIVLSTPGVEGLSEAVGALREWQHDEAPLQLHPGDLGWFWRAGAEATAAAVRTWSRDGRIVAVGLLDAPDLVRLTTAPDAQQDEELARRLAGDLAEPERGVLPAGKACVEAPTGALVRDLLFEAGWNSDEPWTPLRCDLTEPVKEPGLRTEVTGPERAHVRAAVHRASFGSPKFTDRRWHAMAAGPAYADARCLVAYDDQDNAVAAVTVWSAGPGRPGLLEPMGVHQDHRGHGHGTAICVAAAAALRRLGASSALVCTPTSNTAAVATYASAGFQPLPQRLDVSRGA; encoded by the coding sequence ATGACGATTGTTCTGAGCACGCCGGGAGTCGAGGGGCTGAGCGAGGCCGTGGGCGCGCTCCGGGAATGGCAGCACGACGAGGCACCGCTGCAACTGCATCCGGGGGATCTGGGCTGGTTCTGGCGGGCCGGCGCGGAGGCGACCGCCGCGGCGGTCAGGACCTGGAGTCGGGACGGCCGCATTGTCGCCGTCGGGCTGCTGGACGCGCCCGATCTGGTGCGGCTGACGACCGCGCCGGACGCTCAGCAGGACGAGGAGCTGGCGCGGCGCCTGGCCGGGGACCTGGCCGAGCCGGAGCGCGGCGTGCTCCCGGCGGGGAAGGCCTGCGTCGAGGCGCCGACCGGCGCACTGGTGCGGGATCTGCTCTTCGAGGCCGGCTGGAACTCCGACGAGCCGTGGACGCCGCTGCGCTGCGACCTCACGGAGCCGGTGAAGGAACCGGGCCTGCGGACGGAGGTGACCGGGCCGGAGCGGGCGCACGTGCGCGCCGCCGTCCACCGGGCGTCGTTCGGCAGCCCGAAGTTCACTGACCGCAGGTGGCACGCGATGGCGGCCGGACCGGCGTACGCCGACGCGCGATGCCTGGTCGCGTACGACGACCAGGACAACGCGGTGGCAGCGGTGACGGTGTGGTCAGCCGGCCCGGGAAGGCCCGGGCTGCTCGAACCGATGGGCGTCCACCAGGACCACCGCGGCCACGGCCACGGCACGGCGATCTGCGTCGCAGCGGCGGCCGCACTCCGCCGACTGGGCGCGTCGAGCGCGCTCGTCTGCACCCCGACCTCCAACACCGCCGCCGTCGCCACCTACGCGTCAGCCGGCTTCCAGCCCCTCCCCCAGCGGCTGGACGTCTCCCGCGGCGCCTAG
- a CDS encoding beta-galactosidase, producing the protein MTGRLTARLGGRLAFGGDYNPEQWDEAVWQEDDLLMRWAHVNLATVGVFSWALLEPEEGRYDFRWLDTHLDRLHANGVAVDLATPTASPPPWFTLAHPDAMPVTAEGVRLTHGSRDTYCLAAPAYRRAALRIATALATRYGEHPAVAMWHVHNEYATVCWCDHAAAAFRVWLRARHGTLDALNEAWGTAFWSQRYGSWEEIQPPRATQWHRNPGLALDYRRFWSDEALAAYREQRDAIRAHTTRDRPVTTNLMLPGYQVLDLWSFGREVDVVGIDHYPAAPGLDAAADTAFGADRARSFGGGRPWLLIEQGTNTVYTGDRTLPKEPGDLLRHSLAHIAHGSDGALFFQWRQSKAGAELWHSAMVPHAGPDSRIFREVADAGAVLARLGEVAGSVVRARAAVLHDSDCWWALDGQGLPSASLDYHGQLARAHRALWDAGITTDFAHPADPDLSRYRLLVAPALYLLSDAAAESLRAWVHAGGTLLVQHFAGVVDERHHARLGGYPAEPLRQALGVRVEEFRPLPPDATLRLSDGSTATAWSESLRLTAPAEAVAAYTEGMLADRPAVTRHPYGSGTAWYASTRLDSPAYAALLARLLTEAAIRPELPLPAGVEAVRRHAPSGTAGWLFLLNHTAAPATVRAEGHDLLTDRALPAAGLTLPPGGAAVLRQAG; encoded by the coding sequence GTGACCGGGCGGCTGACCGCCCGGCTCGGCGGGCGGCTCGCCTTCGGCGGCGACTACAACCCCGAGCAGTGGGACGAGGCCGTCTGGCAGGAGGACGACCTGCTGATGCGCTGGGCGCACGTCAACCTCGCGACGGTCGGCGTCTTCTCCTGGGCGCTGCTCGAACCCGAGGAGGGCCGCTACGACTTCAGGTGGCTCGACACGCACCTGGACCGGCTGCACGCCAACGGTGTCGCCGTCGACCTCGCGACGCCCACCGCGTCACCGCCGCCCTGGTTCACCCTCGCGCACCCCGACGCGATGCCGGTCACCGCCGAGGGCGTACGCCTCACGCACGGCAGCCGTGACACGTACTGCCTGGCCGCCCCCGCCTACCGGCGAGCTGCGCTGCGGATCGCGACCGCGCTGGCGACGCGCTACGGCGAGCACCCGGCGGTGGCGATGTGGCACGTCCACAACGAATACGCCACCGTCTGCTGGTGCGACCATGCCGCTGCCGCCTTCCGGGTGTGGCTGCGCGCCCGGCACGGCACGCTGGACGCGCTGAACGAGGCCTGGGGGACGGCCTTTTGGAGCCAGCGCTACGGCTCGTGGGAGGAGATCCAGCCGCCGCGCGCCACCCAGTGGCACCGCAACCCCGGACTCGCCCTGGACTACCGGCGGTTCTGGTCGGACGAGGCGCTGGCCGCCTACCGCGAGCAGCGCGACGCGATCCGCGCGCACACCACGCGGGACCGGCCGGTCACCACCAACCTCATGCTGCCCGGCTACCAGGTGCTCGACCTGTGGTCGTTCGGCCGCGAGGTCGATGTCGTCGGCATCGACCACTACCCGGCCGCGCCCGGCCTCGACGCCGCCGCCGACACCGCCTTCGGCGCGGACCGCGCCCGCTCCTTCGGCGGCGGCAGGCCCTGGCTGCTGATCGAGCAGGGCACCAACACCGTTTACACCGGCGACCGTACGCTGCCCAAGGAGCCGGGCGACCTCCTGCGCCATTCGCTGGCGCACATCGCACACGGCTCGGACGGCGCGCTGTTCTTCCAGTGGCGCCAGTCGAAGGCCGGCGCGGAGCTGTGGCACTCGGCGATGGTGCCGCACGCCGGACCCGACTCCCGGATCTTCCGCGAAGTGGCGGACGCCGGGGCGGTGCTGGCCCGGCTCGGCGAGGTCGCCGGCTCCGTCGTACGGGCGCGGGCCGCCGTCCTGCACGACTCCGACTGCTGGTGGGCGCTGGACGGCCAGGGCCTGCCGTCCGCGTCGCTCGACTACCACGGCCAACTGGCCCGCGCCCACCGTGCCTTGTGGGACGCCGGGATCACGACGGACTTCGCCCACCCGGCCGACCCGGACCTGTCCCGCTACCGCCTGCTCGTCGCGCCCGCGCTGTACCTGCTGTCAGACGCCGCCGCCGAATCGCTGCGCGCCTGGGTCCACGCGGGCGGCACCCTGCTGGTCCAGCACTTCGCCGGTGTCGTCGACGAGCGCCACCACGCCCGGCTGGGCGGCTACCCGGCGGAGCCGCTGCGCCAGGCCCTCGGCGTCAGGGTGGAGGAATTCCGCCCGCTCCCGCCCGACGCGACGCTGCGCCTGTCCGACGGCTCCACGGCCACGGCCTGGAGCGAATCCCTGCGCCTGACCGCGCCGGCCGAGGCGGTCGCCGCGTACACCGAGGGCATGCTCGCCGACCGGCCCGCCGTGACGCGGCACCCTTACGGCAGCGGCACCGCCTGGTACGCCTCCACGCGGCTGGACTCCCCCGCGTACGCGGCGCTCCTGGCCCGGCTGCTGACCGAGGCCGCGATCCGCCCCGAACTCCCGCTCCCCGCAGGCGTCGAGGCCGTCCGCCGGCACGCCCCTTCGGGCACGGCCGGCTGGCTCTTCCTGCTCAACCACACAGCCGCCCCCGCCACCGTCCGGGCCGAGGGCCACGACCTCCTGACCGACCGCGCCCTCCCGGCGGCCGGCCTGACCCTGCCGCCCGGCGGCGCGGCCGTCCTGCGCCAGGCCGGGTGA
- a CDS encoding glycoside hydrolase family 31 protein, whose product MPTFFRDLGHALEWRARGETLRVEAWGADAVRVRAIAGGDLLDGLPGALLPEGPAVPGEPVITVGEHTAEIVNGALTVRIDAGTDGRLTPDLPAAAGRLTFLRTADGSELLAEEPPHFWWPGPRLHTATGNGYHRLEQRFRAYDGERFFGLGQHTHGMFDQKGAVIDLVQRNAEVTIPFLVSSRGYGLLWNSPAIGRVELAATGTRWVADSARQIDYWVTAGQPADVLRHYADATGHSPVLPEWAAGFWQCKLRYRTQEELLEVAREYRRRGLPLDVIVCDFFHWTHLGDWRFDPAEWPDPQAMVDELTAMGVRLMVSVWPSVSPASENYHPMGDRGLLIGTEYGPLAHADWPDKGLGAYSAQVAFYDATSPEARAYVWDRLRDNYLAHGVKVFWLDACEPELKPGHSGNLRYHAGPGLEVGNLYPRENARMVWDGLRAAGETGIVSLNRSSWAGAQRYGAALWSGDIGTTFASLRTQIAAGLNVMMSGIPWWTTDIGGFHGGDPDDPGYRELLVRWFQYGAFCPLFRLHGFRGPEQVLEPSMTGLPNEVWSYGEEAYAILREYLLLRERLRPYLMAQMRTAADSGLPPMRPLFVDFPADEGSWSSAADSFLCGPDLLVAPVTRAGARERDVYLPAGACWTDAWTGQAYEGGAAVTVAAPLDRIPLFLRDGAALPVSGPEASS is encoded by the coding sequence ATGCCCACCTTCTTCCGCGATCTCGGCCACGCCCTGGAGTGGCGGGCCAGGGGTGAGACCCTGCGCGTCGAGGCGTGGGGGGCCGACGCGGTGCGGGTCCGCGCCATCGCGGGCGGCGACCTGCTCGACGGCCTCCCGGGCGCGCTGCTGCCGGAAGGCCCCGCGGTCCCCGGCGAGCCGGTGATCACCGTCGGCGAGCACACCGCCGAGATCGTGAACGGCGCCCTGACCGTACGGATCGACGCCGGCACGGACGGCCGGCTCACCCCCGATCTGCCCGCCGCCGCGGGCCGGCTGACCTTCCTGCGGACGGCCGACGGCAGCGAGTTGCTGGCCGAGGAGCCGCCGCACTTCTGGTGGCCGGGACCGCGGCTGCACACCGCGACCGGCAACGGCTACCACCGCCTTGAGCAGCGCTTCCGCGCCTACGACGGCGAGCGGTTCTTCGGCCTCGGGCAGCACACCCACGGCATGTTCGACCAGAAGGGCGCCGTCATCGACCTGGTGCAGCGCAATGCCGAGGTCACCATCCCCTTCCTGGTCTCCAGCCGCGGCTACGGCCTGCTGTGGAACTCGCCCGCCATCGGCCGCGTGGAGCTGGCCGCGACCGGCACCCGGTGGGTCGCCGACAGCGCCCGGCAGATCGACTACTGGGTCACCGCCGGCCAGCCCGCCGACGTCCTGCGGCACTACGCCGACGCCACCGGGCACTCCCCCGTCCTGCCCGAGTGGGCGGCCGGCTTCTGGCAGTGCAAGCTGCGCTACCGCACCCAGGAGGAACTGCTGGAGGTGGCCCGCGAATACCGGCGCCGCGGGCTGCCGCTCGACGTCATCGTCTGCGACTTCTTCCACTGGACGCATCTGGGCGACTGGCGCTTCGACCCGGCAGAATGGCCCGACCCGCAGGCCATGGTGGACGAACTCACCGCGATGGGCGTGCGGTTGATGGTCTCGGTGTGGCCCTCGGTCAGCCCGGCCAGCGAGAACTACCACCCGATGGGCGACCGGGGCCTGCTGATCGGCACCGAGTACGGGCCGCTCGCGCACGCCGACTGGCCGGACAAGGGCCTCGGCGCGTACTCGGCGCAGGTCGCCTTCTACGACGCGACCAGTCCCGAGGCGCGCGCGTACGTCTGGGACCGGCTGCGCGACAACTACCTCGCGCACGGAGTGAAGGTCTTCTGGCTCGACGCGTGCGAACCGGAGCTGAAGCCCGGCCACTCCGGGAATCTGCGCTACCACGCGGGGCCGGGCCTTGAGGTCGGCAACCTCTACCCGCGCGAGAACGCCCGGATGGTCTGGGACGGCCTGCGCGCGGCGGGCGAGACCGGGATCGTCTCGCTCAACCGCTCCTCCTGGGCCGGCGCCCAGCGCTACGGAGCCGCGCTGTGGTCCGGCGACATCGGCACGACCTTCGCGTCGCTGCGCACCCAGATCGCGGCCGGCCTGAACGTGATGATGTCCGGCATCCCGTGGTGGACCACCGACATCGGCGGCTTCCACGGCGGCGACCCGGACGATCCCGGCTACCGCGAGCTGCTGGTGCGCTGGTTCCAGTACGGCGCCTTCTGCCCGCTGTTCAGGCTGCACGGCTTCCGCGGCCCCGAGCAGGTCCTTGAGCCGTCGATGACCGGCCTGCCCAACGAGGTCTGGTCCTACGGCGAGGAGGCGTACGCGATCCTGCGCGAATACCTGCTGCTGCGGGAGCGGCTGCGCCCGTACCTGATGGCGCAGATGCGCACCGCCGCGGACAGCGGACTGCCGCCGATGCGGCCGCTGTTCGTGGACTTCCCCGCGGACGAGGGGAGTTGGTCGTCCGCCGCGGACTCCTTCCTGTGCGGTCCCGACCTGCTGGTCGCGCCGGTGACGCGGGCCGGCGCGCGGGAGCGGGACGTCTACCTGCCAGCCGGCGCGTGCTGGACCGACGCGTGGACCGGGCAGGCGTACGAGGGCGGCGCCGCCGTCACCGTGGCGGCGCCGCTCGACCGCATACCGCTCTTCCTGCGGGACGGCGCCGCGCTGCCGGTCAGCGGCCCCGAGGCGTCCTCGTGA
- a CDS encoding LLM class flavin-dependent oxidoreductase: MTNVRIGVMYDRDWLPEGLPGFAREVEALGVDDLWVVEDLGWNGGVSAAAIALGATERLRVGIGIAPAPLRSPALLAMELATLARVFPGRLVAGIGHGVQEWMASVGVAAKSPLALLEETITSVRALLRGEKVELEGREVRLDGIQLVHPATEPPPVVAGVVRPRSLELSGRAADGTLLAEGNGPDDLAGIRASIRMGGAGADHSLTVYAYCSVGDDAEQVARTLRPAVEGQAGWLGRPPEQVFTVSGRAAEAAESLRALGAAGADTVVLRIYGPEPVRQLGAVLDALAR, from the coding sequence ATGACGAATGTACGGATCGGCGTGATGTACGACCGCGACTGGCTGCCGGAGGGCTTGCCCGGGTTCGCGCGGGAGGTCGAGGCGCTCGGGGTGGACGATCTGTGGGTGGTCGAGGACCTCGGGTGGAACGGGGGCGTTTCCGCGGCCGCGATCGCGCTGGGGGCGACCGAGCGGCTGCGGGTGGGTATCGGGATCGCGCCCGCACCGCTGCGCAGTCCCGCCCTGCTGGCGATGGAACTGGCCACGCTGGCACGGGTGTTCCCCGGGCGGCTGGTGGCCGGCATCGGGCACGGGGTGCAGGAGTGGATGGCCTCGGTCGGGGTCGCGGCGAAGTCGCCGCTCGCGCTGCTCGAAGAGACCATCACCTCCGTGCGCGCGTTGCTGCGCGGGGAGAAGGTCGAGTTGGAGGGACGCGAAGTACGCCTGGACGGAATCCAGTTGGTGCATCCGGCCACCGAACCGCCGCCGGTCGTCGCGGGCGTGGTGCGGCCCCGCTCGCTGGAGCTGTCCGGCCGGGCCGCGGACGGCACACTGCTCGCCGAGGGCAACGGCCCCGACGACCTGGCGGGGATCAGGGCCTCGATCCGCATGGGCGGAGCCGGCGCCGACCACAGCCTGACGGTGTACGCGTACTGCTCCGTGGGGGACGACGCCGAGCAGGTGGCGCGAACGCTGCGGCCGGCTGTCGAGGGCCAGGCCGGCTGGCTCGGCCGCCCGCCGGAGCAGGTGTTCACCGTCTCCGGCCGGGCCGCGGAAGCCGCCGAGAGCCTTCGCGCGCTGGGCGCGGCCGGCGCCGACACGGTCGTGCTCCGGATCTACGGCCCCGAGCCGGTCCGCCAGCTCGGCGCCGTACTGGACGCCCTCGCGCGCTGA
- a CDS encoding LacI family DNA-binding transcriptional regulator: MVTLAEVAKHAGVSASTVSYVLSGKRSISSPTRERVEKAISELGYHPNAGARALAGKRSHVIALVVPLRTDVYVPIMMEIAISVTVAARSYGYDVLLLTNDEGPEGLRRVAASGLADGVILMDVELDDARIPVLRETGTHAALIGLPADTRGLACVDHDFAGAGALCAEHLADLGHQDIAFIGYAPGVYQRHAGYAERTLSGFRERAARRGLRVLHRPCEGSYESTAGALSRILADRPDTTGFVVQNEGAIGPLLSLLRTSGRVVPEDASVVALCPEPLAEQYSPRLTAVTGPAHELGRQAVALVMNRLDDRPTAEVSLLTPVLTPRESSGPAPVR; the protein is encoded by the coding sequence ATGGTGACACTGGCTGAGGTGGCCAAGCACGCGGGCGTCTCCGCGAGCACCGTGAGCTACGTCCTCAGCGGCAAGCGCTCGATCTCCTCCCCGACCCGGGAGCGGGTCGAGAAGGCGATCAGCGAACTCGGCTACCACCCCAACGCGGGCGCCCGCGCGCTCGCCGGGAAGAGATCGCACGTCATCGCGCTGGTCGTCCCGCTCAGAACCGACGTCTACGTGCCGATCATGATGGAGATCGCCATCTCCGTGACCGTCGCGGCCCGCAGCTACGGCTACGACGTGCTGCTGCTCACCAACGACGAGGGCCCCGAGGGGCTGCGCCGGGTCGCCGCGAGCGGCCTGGCCGACGGGGTGATCCTGATGGACGTCGAACTCGACGACGCCCGCATCCCCGTCCTGCGCGAGACCGGTACGCACGCGGCCCTGATCGGGCTGCCCGCCGACACCCGCGGACTGGCCTGCGTGGACCACGACTTCGCGGGCGCGGGCGCGCTGTGCGCGGAGCACCTCGCCGACCTCGGCCACCAGGACATCGCCTTCATCGGCTACGCGCCCGGCGTCTACCAGCGGCACGCCGGTTACGCCGAGCGGACGTTGAGCGGTTTCCGGGAGCGCGCCGCCCGGCGCGGGCTGCGGGTGCTGCACCGGCCGTGCGAGGGCTCGTACGAGAGCACGGCGGGCGCGCTGTCCCGTATCCTCGCCGACCGCCCGGACACCACCGGCTTCGTGGTGCAGAACGAGGGCGCCATCGGCCCGCTGCTGAGCCTGCTGCGCACCAGCGGCCGGGTGGTGCCCGAGGACGCGTCGGTGGTCGCGCTGTGCCCAGAGCCGCTCGCCGAGCAGTATTCGCCGCGGCTGACCGCCGTCACGGGTCCCGCGCACGAACTCGGGCGGCAGGCGGTGGCGTTGGTGATGAACCGGCTGGACGACCGGCCCACCGCCGAGGTGAGCCTGCTCACACCGGTGCTCACCCCGCGCGAGAGCAGCGGCCCGGCACCCGTCCGCTGA
- a CDS encoding carbohydrate ABC transporter permease — protein MTTLTAPPARGRSRPRNPNRPAWEEPPTAVGQTAKGLTLGTVVLLIIVPVYCVVLTSVSTPGAINRAGGLVIVPDGITFDPYSTMLSGGPVRRALLVTFGITAVGTVLSMVVSVLCAYGLSRSRSLGHRFLLMVLVVTMFVSGGLIPTFLVVSELGGYGKYWSLILPSAVSVFNILVLRGFYSSTAAELIDAARMDGASEWRILWSVVLPTSRAVTAVITLFYAVGYWNTFFNVMLYLPTDSQKWPLQYVLYEYVNLGMNMPGQVNSGFGVSGHSQTAPLSLQMAVVVITLLPIMLVFPFMQKHFAKGMLTGAIKG, from the coding sequence ATGACCACCCTCACCGCACCCCCCGCCCGCGGGCGCAGCCGTCCGCGCAACCCCAACCGCCCGGCCTGGGAGGAGCCGCCCACCGCGGTCGGCCAGACCGCCAAGGGGCTCACCCTCGGCACAGTGGTGCTGCTCATCATCGTCCCGGTCTACTGCGTGGTGCTGACCAGCGTCTCCACCCCCGGCGCGATCAACCGGGCCGGCGGCCTGGTCATCGTCCCCGACGGCATCACCTTCGACCCGTACAGCACCATGCTCAGCGGCGGCCCGGTCCGGCGGGCGCTGCTGGTCACCTTCGGCATCACCGCGGTCGGCACGGTCCTGTCGATGGTCGTCTCGGTGCTGTGCGCCTACGGCCTGTCGCGCTCCCGGTCGCTCGGCCACCGCTTCCTGCTGATGGTCCTGGTCGTCACGATGTTCGTCAGCGGCGGCCTGATCCCGACCTTCCTGGTGGTCAGCGAGCTGGGCGGCTACGGGAAATACTGGTCGCTGATCCTGCCGAGCGCGGTGAGCGTCTTCAACATCCTGGTCCTGCGCGGCTTCTACTCCAGTACGGCCGCCGAACTCATCGACGCGGCAAGGATGGACGGCGCGAGCGAGTGGCGCATCCTGTGGTCGGTGGTGCTGCCCACCTCGCGCGCGGTCACCGCGGTGATCACCCTCTTCTACGCGGTCGGCTACTGGAACACCTTCTTCAACGTGATGCTCTACCTGCCGACCGACAGCCAGAAGTGGCCGCTGCAGTACGTGCTGTACGAATACGTGAACCTGGGTATGAATATGCCGGGTCAGGTGAATTCGGGATTCGGTGTGTCGGGCCACTCGCAGACGGCACCGCTGTCGCTGCAGATGGCGGTCGTGGTGATCACGCTGCTTCCGATCATGCTGGTCTTCCCGTTCATGCAGAAGCACTTCGCGAAGGGCATGCTTACCGGGGCGATCAAGGGGTGA
- a CDS encoding ABC transporter permease, with amino-acid sequence MASTVAEQGEDEDEQDRREAAAGDGGTPVSGTAAGGRAAERRISWRIRLRRDKSLILMTLPAVALLLVFNYLPMVGTITAFQYYDPLDGITNSEWAGLANFRQLFGDPLFWHAMENTLYISAVQLVLFFPIPILLALLLNSVLNSRIRSLIQAITFLPHFYSWVLVVTLFQQMIGGAGLLNQFLREHNAGTWDFMTNPHTFSLLVTSQVVWKDAGWGIIVFLAALSAIDQNLYEAAAADGAGRWRRMWHITLPGMRGVIVLMLVLRLGNALSVGFEQLLIQRFAVGHDAADVLDTFSFYYGIGTQNYSYGAAAGIFKSVISLLLIWGANKLAHRFGEDGLYRK; translated from the coding sequence ATGGCGTCGACCGTCGCCGAACAGGGCGAGGACGAGGACGAGCAGGACCGGCGGGAAGCAGCGGCCGGCGACGGCGGTACACCGGTGAGCGGTACGGCGGCGGGCGGGCGGGCCGCCGAGCGGCGGATCAGCTGGCGGATCCGGCTGCGCCGGGACAAGTCGCTGATCCTGATGACGCTGCCCGCCGTGGCGCTGCTGCTGGTCTTCAACTACCTGCCGATGGTCGGCACCATCACCGCCTTCCAGTACTACGACCCGCTGGACGGGATCACCAACAGCGAGTGGGCGGGGCTGGCCAACTTCCGCCAGCTGTTCGGCGATCCGCTGTTCTGGCACGCGATGGAGAACACCCTCTACATCAGCGCGGTCCAGCTGGTGCTGTTCTTCCCGATCCCGATCCTGCTGGCGCTGCTGCTCAACTCGGTGCTCAACTCCCGCATCAGATCGCTGATCCAGGCGATCACCTTCCTTCCGCACTTCTACTCCTGGGTGCTGGTCGTCACCCTCTTCCAGCAGATGATCGGCGGCGCGGGCCTGCTCAACCAGTTCCTGCGCGAACACAACGCCGGCACCTGGGACTTCATGACCAACCCGCACACCTTCTCGCTGCTGGTCACCTCGCAGGTGGTCTGGAAGGACGCCGGCTGGGGGATCATCGTCTTCCTCGCCGCGCTGTCCGCGATCGACCAGAACCTCTACGAGGCCGCGGCGGCCGACGGAGCCGGGCGCTGGCGGCGCATGTGGCACATCACGCTGCCCGGCATGCGCGGGGTGATCGTGCTGATGCTGGTGCTGCGGCTGGGCAACGCGCTGTCGGTCGGCTTCGAGCAGCTGCTGATCCAGCGGTTCGCCGTCGGGCACGACGCCGCCGACGTCCTGGACACCTTCTCCTTCTACTACGGCATCGGCACCCAGAACTACAGCTACGGAGCTGCCGCGGGCATCTTCAAGAGCGTCATCTCACTGCTGCTGATCTGGGGCGCCAACAAGCTGGCCCACCGCTTCGGCGAGGACGGACTGTACCGGAAATGA
- a CDS encoding GNAT family N-acetyltransferase: MPALQPLRAEHAPALLDFELANRAYFAASIPDRGDDYFARFEERLGELLAWQAEGRDFLHVLVEEGGEVVGRVNLVDAVDGCAELGYRIAERAAGRGLATAGVREVCGLAVARYGLTALRAETTVDNGASRTVLARTGFVTVGEAVVDGRTRIRYRLDLV, from the coding sequence ATGCCCGCGCTGCAACCGCTCCGTGCCGAGCACGCCCCCGCCCTGCTGGACTTCGAGCTGGCGAACCGGGCCTACTTCGCCGCCTCGATCCCGGACCGCGGGGACGACTACTTCGCCCGGTTCGAGGAGCGGCTCGGCGAGCTGCTGGCGTGGCAGGCCGAGGGCAGGGACTTCCTCCACGTGCTGGTGGAGGAGGGCGGCGAGGTGGTGGGGCGGGTCAATCTGGTCGACGCGGTCGACGGCTGCGCCGAGTTGGGCTACCGGATCGCCGAGCGGGCGGCCGGGCGCGGGCTGGCCACCGCGGGGGTGCGCGAGGTGTGCGGGCTCGCCGTGGCGCGGTACGGGCTGACCGCGCTGCGGGCCGAGACCACGGTCGACAACGGGGCCTCCAGGACCGTCCTGGCCAGAACCGGGTTCGTCACCGTCGGCGAGGCCGTGGTGGACGGGCGCACGCGGATCCGTTACCGGCTCGACCTCGTGTGA